In Halorubrum sp. PV6, a single window of DNA contains:
- a CDS encoding NAD-binding protein: MELTRDWVTVRASIALTFAVAILSILAGLAQIGGLGVNGPLEPYVPLVVRQTVGFTGTITGFSMLGSGFALRNGYRVGWYSTAVLLPLTAIQGLMQTSVLSFPLVALSLLSMPALVYNRQRFDRNFSPSPTQLAAGAALVTAISYGTVGTYALREQFNGVETIVDAFYFTVVTASTVGYGDVTPVTGATADIAKLFVLSSLVMNVAAFAVALGVLLTPAIEAQLSKALGKMTDKQIDLLDDHVLVLGYGDLTEPILEELDARDGVQYAVVTTDQTAAQRLSDADVPVLTADPSDVEPLERVNLQGARAVVVATEDDARDALAILTARQLNPDGRIVAAVTQRENLNKLRRAGADQVISPTTLGGHILIDCAFGADSGDATTDLLGDAIDDVAELDDSAD; encoded by the coding sequence ATGGAGCTGACCCGCGACTGGGTGACCGTCCGGGCGTCTATCGCCCTGACGTTCGCGGTGGCGATCCTCTCGATCCTCGCCGGACTCGCGCAGATCGGCGGGCTCGGGGTCAACGGCCCCCTCGAACCGTACGTCCCCCTGGTCGTTCGCCAGACCGTCGGGTTCACCGGGACGATAACCGGCTTCTCGATGCTCGGAAGCGGCTTCGCGCTCCGGAACGGCTACCGCGTCGGCTGGTACTCCACGGCGGTTCTGCTGCCGCTGACGGCGATTCAGGGCCTGATGCAGACGTCGGTGCTGTCGTTTCCGCTGGTCGCGCTGTCGCTGCTCTCGATGCCGGCGTTGGTGTACAACCGGCAACGCTTCGACAGGAATTTCTCGCCGTCGCCGACGCAACTCGCCGCGGGCGCCGCCCTCGTGACCGCCATCTCGTACGGGACGGTCGGGACGTATGCGCTCCGCGAGCAGTTCAACGGCGTCGAGACCATCGTCGACGCGTTCTACTTCACCGTCGTCACGGCCTCCACCGTCGGGTACGGCGACGTGACTCCCGTCACCGGCGCGACGGCCGACATCGCCAAGCTGTTCGTGCTCTCGTCGCTCGTGATGAACGTCGCGGCGTTCGCCGTCGCGCTCGGTGTCCTCCTCACGCCCGCAATCGAGGCGCAACTCTCCAAAGCACTCGGAAAGATGACCGACAAACAGATCGACCTCCTCGACGACCACGTCCTCGTTCTCGGGTACGGGGACCTGACGGAACCGATTCTCGAAGAACTCGACGCCCGCGACGGCGTTCAGTACGCCGTCGTCACGACCGATCAGACCGCCGCACAGCGGCTCTCGGACGCCGACGTGCCGGTGCTCACCGCCGACCCCAGCGACGTCGAACCCCTCGAACGAGTCAACCTCCAGGGCGCCCGCGCGGTCGTCGTCGCGACCGAAGACGACGCGCGAGACGCGCTCGCGATCCTCACCGCCAGACAGCTCAACCCGGACGGCCGCATCGTCGCGGCGGTGACACAGCGCGAGAACCTCAACAAACTCCGGCGGGCCGGCGCGGACCAAGTCATCTCGCCGACGACGCTCGGCGGACACATCCTCATCGACTGCGCGTTCGGCGCGGACAGCGGCGACGCGACCACCGACCTGCTCGGGGACGCGATCGACGACGTAGCGGAACTCGACGACTCGGCCGACTGA
- a CDS encoding FAD-binding protein — protein MHEHDVIVVGAGGAGLRAAIAAQEAGADVAIVSKLHPVRSHTGAAEGGINAALRDADSWEDHAYDTMKGSDYLGDAPAVEALCQESPEEVIQLEHWGMPFSREDDGRVSQRPFGGLSFPRTTYAGAETGHQMLHTMYEQVVKRGITVYDEWHVMDLAVTDEEDPAERTCHGVVAYDIQSGEVSGFRAENGVILATGGMGQVFDHTTNAVANTGDGVAMAYRAGVPMEDMEFIQFHPTTLPSTGVLISEGVRGEGGILYNKDGERFMFEHGYANNDGELASRDVVSRAELTEVNEGRGIEDEYVHLDMRHLGEERILDRLENILHLAEDFEGADGLTEPMPVKPGQHYAMGGIETNEFGETAIGGLYAAGECACASVHGANRLGGNALPELIVFGKRAGRHAAGEEMGEAEISTGKEGEWEPADYEFSVEVGETGGQGPAAADGGAVATDPDGVLKAEVERAKARVDELLARKGRNHAEIRSAVQETMTANVNVFREEGRLDETLEDLRDAREAYKDVAVSDPSRTFNTDLIHTMETRNILDIAEALTMGALAREEFRGAHWRKQHQERKDESWLKHTLVSWNDGKPELWYKPTILEGENKTYEPKSRSY, from the coding sequence ATGCACGAACACGACGTTATCGTTGTCGGCGCCGGGGGGGCGGGACTCCGGGCGGCGATTGCGGCACAGGAAGCCGGGGCCGACGTGGCCATCGTCTCGAAACTGCACCCGGTCCGCTCGCACACGGGCGCGGCCGAGGGCGGCATCAACGCGGCGCTGCGCGACGCCGACTCCTGGGAAGACCACGCCTACGACACGATGAAGGGGTCGGACTACCTCGGCGACGCGCCGGCGGTCGAGGCCCTCTGTCAGGAGAGCCCCGAAGAGGTCATCCAACTTGAGCACTGGGGAATGCCCTTCTCCCGCGAGGACGACGGGCGCGTCTCCCAGCGGCCGTTCGGCGGGCTCTCGTTCCCCCGGACCACCTACGCCGGCGCCGAGACCGGCCACCAGATGCTCCACACGATGTACGAGCAGGTGGTCAAACGCGGAATCACGGTGTACGACGAGTGGCACGTGATGGATCTCGCCGTCACCGACGAGGAGGACCCCGCCGAGCGGACCTGCCACGGTGTCGTCGCCTACGACATCCAGAGCGGCGAAGTGAGCGGATTCCGCGCCGAGAACGGCGTCATCCTCGCGACGGGCGGGATGGGACAGGTGTTCGACCACACCACGAACGCGGTCGCGAACACCGGCGACGGCGTCGCGATGGCCTACCGCGCCGGCGTCCCGATGGAGGACATGGAGTTCATCCAGTTCCACCCGACGACGCTCCCCTCGACGGGCGTGCTGATCTCCGAGGGGGTCCGCGGTGAGGGCGGTATCCTCTACAACAAGGACGGCGAGCGGTTCATGTTCGAACACGGCTACGCGAACAACGACGGCGAGCTCGCCTCCCGCGACGTCGTCTCCCGCGCCGAGTTGACCGAGGTCAACGAGGGGCGCGGCATCGAAGACGAGTACGTCCACCTCGACATGCGCCACCTCGGCGAGGAGCGCATCCTCGACCGACTGGAGAACATCCTCCACCTCGCGGAGGACTTCGAGGGCGCCGACGGGCTCACGGAGCCGATGCCGGTCAAGCCCGGCCAGCACTACGCGATGGGCGGCATCGAGACGAACGAGTTCGGTGAGACGGCGATCGGCGGCCTCTACGCCGCCGGCGAGTGCGCCTGCGCGTCGGTCCACGGCGCCAATCGCCTCGGCGGGAACGCCCTGCCGGAGCTCATCGTCTTCGGGAAGCGCGCCGGCCGTCACGCGGCGGGCGAGGAGATGGGCGAAGCCGAGATATCGACCGGGAAGGAGGGCGAGTGGGAGCCCGCCGACTACGAGTTCAGCGTCGAGGTCGGAGAGACCGGCGGGCAGGGCCCCGCTGCGGCCGACGGCGGCGCGGTGGCGACAGACCCCGACGGCGTCCTCAAGGCGGAGGTCGAGCGCGCGAAGGCGCGCGTCGACGAACTGCTCGCCCGGAAGGGCCGCAACCACGCCGAGATCCGGTCTGCGGTCCAAGAGACCATGACCGCGAACGTCAACGTGTTCCGCGAGGAGGGGCGACTCGACGAGACCCTCGAAGACCTCCGCGACGCCCGCGAGGCGTACAAGGACGTGGCAGTCTCCGACCCGTCGCGAACGTTCAACACCGATCTCATCCACACGATGGAGACGCGGAACATCCTCGACATCGCCGAGGCGCTCACGATGGGCGCGCTCGCTCGCGAGGAGTTCCGCGGCGCCCACTGGCGCAAGCAACACCAGGAGCGGAAAGACGAGAGCTGGCTGAAACACACCCTCGTCTCGTGGAACGACGGCAAGCCGGAGCTGTGGTACAAGCCGACGATCCTCGAAGGCGAAAACAAGACGTACGAGCCGAAGAGCCGTTCGTACTGA
- a CDS encoding succinate dehydrogenase/fumarate reductase iron-sulfur subunit yields the protein MSTQTPTQIEESSETETEAEVASKGDERRAEKRRRAAEDRARRQVEEAEQAAADEETIELKVFRYDPEIEGKQEPRFDTFHVPFTKGMTVLDALMYSRDTYDSSLTFRHSCRQAVCGSDAMFVNGGQKLACKTQISELEEPIRVEPLPHAEVRKDLVVDMEHFYDQMEAVEPYFQTNEYPDGELEEQRQTRENREKVKMSTRCIWCGACMSSCNIAAGDNEYLGPAAINKAYRFAMDEREGEDIKQKRLEIIEQEHGVWRCQTQFSCTEVCPKDIPLTEHIQELKREAVKNNLKFW from the coding sequence ATGAGTACGCAGACACCAACCCAGATCGAGGAATCGAGCGAGACCGAAACCGAGGCCGAGGTCGCCTCGAAGGGCGACGAGCGCCGCGCAGAGAAGCGACGGCGGGCGGCCGAAGACCGCGCGCGCAGACAGGTCGAGGAGGCCGAGCAGGCCGCCGCAGATGAGGAGACGATCGAGCTGAAAGTGTTCCGGTACGACCCCGAAATCGAGGGGAAACAGGAGCCGCGGTTCGACACGTTCCACGTCCCGTTCACCAAGGGGATGACCGTCCTCGACGCGCTGATGTACTCGCGGGACACGTACGACTCCTCGCTCACCTTCCGGCACTCCTGCCGGCAGGCCGTCTGCGGGTCCGACGCGATGTTCGTCAACGGCGGTCAGAAGCTGGCGTGTAAAACGCAGATATCGGAGCTCGAAGAGCCGATCAGAGTCGAGCCGCTCCCGCACGCCGAGGTCCGGAAAGACCTCGTCGTCGACATGGAGCACTTCTACGACCAGATGGAGGCCGTCGAGCCGTACTTCCAGACGAACGAGTACCCCGACGGCGAACTCGAAGAGCAGCGACAGACGCGGGAGAACCGCGAGAAGGTCAAGATGTCGACCCGGTGTATCTGGTGTGGCGCGTGTATGTCCTCGTGTAACATCGCCGCCGGCGACAACGAGTACCTCGGGCCCGCCGCGATCAACAAGGCCTACCGGTTCGCGATGGACGAACGCGAGGGCGAGGACATCAAACAGAAGCGACTCGAAATCATCGAGCAGGAACACGGCGTCTGGCGGTGTCAGACCCAGTTCTCCTGTACCGAGGTGTGCCCGAAGGACATCCCACTCACCGAGCACATCCAGGAGCTCAAACGCGAAGCGGTCAAGAACAACCTGAAGTTCTGGTAG
- a CDS encoding TetR/AcrR family transcriptional regulator, with amino-acid sequence MSDQPSASGEIMEGVYRALRAHGYADLTMQDIADECSKSKSLLHYHYDTKEALLVAFLDHVITDSEARIAAHASEPPAERLAGFIGWFVFEPGAVDREAFHIALLELRTQGPFNEPIREQLARSDRLLRGTVVDILESGIEAGAFRDVDAEETAALLVATLDGARTRQITLSREMGGTDGDAGDESSASRTDCDPPEPTYTRAVAEAALHRIVEPLLAPGVEPPSLEAGIAAMAPEDDE; translated from the coding sequence ATGAGTGACCAGCCGAGCGCGTCCGGAGAGATCATGGAGGGAGTCTATCGCGCGCTCCGCGCCCACGGCTACGCCGACCTGACGATGCAGGACATCGCCGACGAGTGCTCGAAGAGCAAGTCGCTGCTCCACTACCACTACGACACGAAGGAGGCGCTGCTCGTCGCGTTCCTCGATCACGTCATCACGGACTCCGAAGCGCGGATCGCCGCCCACGCGTCGGAGCCGCCCGCCGAGCGCCTCGCGGGGTTCATCGGCTGGTTCGTCTTCGAGCCGGGGGCGGTCGACCGCGAGGCGTTCCACATCGCCCTCCTCGAACTCCGGACGCAGGGCCCGTTCAACGAGCCGATCCGCGAACAGCTCGCCCGGAGCGACCGCCTGCTTCGCGGGACCGTCGTCGACATCCTCGAATCGGGCATCGAGGCGGGCGCGTTCCGCGACGTCGACGCCGAGGAGACGGCGGCCCTGCTCGTCGCGACCCTCGACGGCGCGCGGACGCGACAGATCACGCTGAGCCGGGAGATGGGCGGAACCGACGGCGACGCCGGCGACGAGTCGTCGGCGAGCCGAACCGACTGTGACCCGCCCGAGCCGACGTACACGCGAGCCGTCGCGGAGGCGGCGCTCCACCGCATCGTCGAACCGCTACTCGCGCCGGGCGTCGAACCGCCGTCGCTCGAAGCCGGCATCGCCGCGATGGCCCCGGAAGACGACGAATGA
- a CDS encoding cold-shock protein — protein MAKGEVDFFNDTGGYGFIETDDADEDVFFHMEDVGGPDLEEGQEVEFDIEEADKGPRATNVTRL, from the coding sequence ATGGCGAAAGGCGAAGTTGACTTCTTCAACGACACTGGCGGCTACGGATTCATCGAGACTGACGACGCGGACGAGGACGTGTTCTTCCACATGGAGGACGTCGGCGGCCCGGACCTCGAAGAGGGTCAGGAAGTCGAGTTCGACATTGAGGAAGCGGACAAGGGTCCGCGCGCGACGAACGTTACCCGCCTGTAA
- a CDS encoding 50S ribosomal protein L11 translates to MAGTIEALVPGGQATPGPPLGPELGPTPVDVQNVVSQINDETAAFDGMEVPVTVEYDDDGSFTIEVGVPPTAELIKDEAGFETGSGEPQKDFVADMSIEQVKKVAEQKSSDLLAYDVKNAAKEVGGTCASLGVTIEGEDARTFDDRVDAGDYDDVLDE, encoded by the coding sequence ATGGCTGGAACTATCGAAGCGCTCGTCCCCGGCGGGCAGGCCACTCCAGGCCCGCCGCTCGGTCCCGAGCTCGGACCGACCCCGGTGGACGTTCAGAACGTCGTGTCACAGATCAACGACGAGACCGCTGCGTTCGACGGCATGGAAGTGCCCGTCACCGTCGAGTACGACGACGACGGCTCCTTCACGATCGAAGTCGGCGTCCCCCCGACGGCCGAACTCATCAAAGACGAGGCCGGCTTCGAGACCGGCTCCGGCGAGCCCCAGAAGGACTTCGTCGCCGACATGTCGATCGAACAGGTGAAGAAGGTCGCCGAGCAGAAGTCGAGCGACCTCCTCGCGTACGACGTGAAAAACGCCGCCAAGGAAGTCGGCGGCACCTGCGCCTCCCTCGGTGTCACCATCGAAGGCGAGGACGCCCGGACGTTCGACGACCGCGTCGACGCCGGCGACTACGACGACGTCCTCGACGAGTAA
- the sdhC gene encoding succinate dehydrogenase, cytochrome b556 subunit, which yields MSQSYNRGLIEDFSRWREFEAGMWAWIFHKFTGWVLIGYLFTHIAVLSTAIPAAGASEAAMMAGNDVYTQTIVSLEGLLLVRLLEVGLLAVAVFHMLNGTRLLLVDLGVGLDAQDKSFYASLLLTGAITVASVPTFIAGAF from the coding sequence ATGAGTCAGTCGTACAATCGAGGCCTCATCGAGGACTTCAGCCGTTGGCGGGAGTTCGAGGCGGGTATGTGGGCCTGGATCTTTCATAAGTTCACGGGGTGGGTGCTCATCGGGTACCTGTTCACCCACATCGCCGTGTTGAGTACCGCGATTCCAGCAGCCGGGGCGAGCGAGGCCGCGATGATGGCCGGCAACGACGTGTACACACAGACCATCGTCAGCCTCGAAGGGCTGCTCTTGGTTCGGCTCTTGGAGGTCGGGCTCCTCGCGGTCGCCGTGTTCCACATGCTCAACGGCACCCGGCTCCTCCTCGTCGATCTCGGAGTCGGACTGGACGCACAGGACAAGAGTTTCTACGCGTCGCTGCTCCTGACCGGAGCGATCACCGTCGCGTCCGTGCCGACCTTTATCGCGGGGGCGTTCTGA
- a CDS encoding DUF4013 domain-containing protein, with amino-acid sequence MITKSLEYLRDSDDIAVTVLIGGLLLLTSPLIVPSILVLGYVSQVLRRTADGDDTPPAFEAWSDLLVEGVKGFVVTLVYSLVPLVVLVVAAFLGVGAAILGSGGSTGGVLGGVIGGTLALVLALAAFVVSLVGLYVTPAALAAVASSGRLGDGFAFGALWTVVSKRAYATGWLTAAVVVLGGALVVGVLSVVPILGTIAGLFVQFYALVAAAAIIGWTWTDVRPVTSDTAEPDPAERPAV; translated from the coding sequence ATAATAACAAAATCACTCGAGTACCTGCGCGACAGCGACGACATCGCGGTGACCGTCCTGATTGGCGGGCTGCTGCTGCTCACGAGCCCGCTCATCGTCCCGTCGATTCTGGTGCTCGGCTACGTTTCACAGGTCCTGCGACGGACTGCGGACGGCGACGACACGCCACCCGCGTTCGAGGCATGGTCGGACCTCCTCGTCGAGGGGGTGAAGGGGTTCGTCGTCACGCTGGTGTACTCGCTCGTCCCGCTCGTCGTGTTGGTGGTCGCCGCGTTCCTCGGGGTAGGCGCGGCGATCCTCGGGTCCGGCGGCAGCACGGGCGGCGTCCTCGGCGGCGTTATCGGCGGGACGCTGGCGTTGGTGCTCGCGCTCGCCGCGTTCGTCGTCTCGCTGGTCGGCCTCTACGTGACGCCGGCGGCGCTGGCCGCCGTCGCGTCCTCCGGCCGCCTCGGTGACGGCTTCGCGTTCGGAGCGCTCTGGACCGTGGTGTCGAAGCGGGCGTACGCGACCGGGTGGCTCACCGCCGCGGTGGTCGTGCTCGGCGGCGCGCTGGTCGTCGGCGTGCTCTCCGTCGTCCCGATTCTCGGGACGATAGCGGGGCTGTTCGTGCAGTTCTACGCGCTCGTCGCGGCGGCCGCGATCATCGGCTGGACGTGGACCGACGTGCGGCCGGTGACGAGCGACACGGCCGAGCCCGACCCCGCGGAACGGCCCGCCGTCTAA
- a CDS encoding succinate dehydrogenase, translating into MAERYSSFQSGGRMWLLQRVTAAFLLVVLAFHFFLLHFVHHADEVSFLASSGRMEQLSYYSLMVLFLVTATFHGVNGVYNALVNQGLTGTKRTVIKWTLVAASVVLLFQGIRTANAWAGGFPLL; encoded by the coding sequence ATGGCCGAACGCTACTCCTCGTTCCAGTCGGGCGGTCGCATGTGGCTGCTACAGCGCGTGACGGCGGCGTTCCTGCTCGTCGTGTTAGCGTTCCACTTCTTCCTGCTCCACTTCGTCCACCACGCCGACGAGGTGTCGTTCCTCGCCAGTTCGGGCCGGATGGAGCAGTTGAGCTACTACTCGCTGATGGTGCTGTTCCTCGTGACGGCGACGTTCCACGGGGTCAACGGCGTCTACAACGCCCTCGTCAACCAAGGGCTGACCGGCACCAAGCGAACGGTCATCAAGTGGACGCTCGTGGCCGCGAGCGTCGTGCTGCTGTTCCAGGGGATTCGGACGGCGAACGCGTGGGCGGGCGGCTTCCCACTGCTCTGA
- a CDS encoding MFS transporter: MRGLGVERPPTVLLAVIASTFFVGFGGGVVFPILPNLGSVLGISAFMVGVILSANRWVRLVANAPAGALVDRYGTRTPFVAGLLVEGIATLGYVVALALPSAASLRPLAASLPSASVGPVALGPEQWVAPIALVVAPETWFLLARVLWGIGSAAVFATAYTIAADLSDSGSRGTNMGVVRGGITMGFPVGLVIGGVVSALAGNVAAFVVAAAFALTASLVAARYVPETHVTGDRSGDAVKPWDVDTTVPAVTVGLVNFGLMFAYIGALFATLVLFLDAKDISLFGLAPQGTSGLFMAGTVLSAACFMLVGGRVSDTRNSRTPVLLSFLVVSSAGFLLLARAGSVGSLALACACIGAGQGGTSGPMMALLADLTPDERMGRASGTNNVLGDVGGGLGPLVSLPLVDAVGFAPIYAACAALPLAAGVVLLVGVRRETGTFLPGRAAAETSH, translated from the coding sequence ATGCGGGGCCTCGGCGTCGAGCGCCCCCCGACCGTGTTGCTCGCGGTGATAGCCAGCACCTTCTTCGTCGGGTTCGGCGGCGGCGTCGTCTTCCCCATCCTCCCGAACCTCGGGTCGGTCCTCGGTATCTCGGCGTTCATGGTGGGCGTGATCCTCTCGGCGAACCGGTGGGTGCGACTCGTCGCGAACGCGCCCGCCGGCGCGCTGGTGGACCGGTACGGGACCCGGACCCCCTTCGTCGCGGGCCTCCTCGTGGAGGGGATCGCCACCCTCGGCTACGTCGTCGCGCTGGCGTTGCCGTCCGCGGCGTCGCTGCGCCCCCTGGCGGCGTCGCTGCCGAGCGCGTCGGTCGGCCCGGTCGCGCTCGGACCCGAGCAGTGGGTCGCCCCCATCGCGCTCGTCGTCGCGCCCGAGACGTGGTTCCTCCTCGCGCGGGTCCTCTGGGGGATCGGCTCCGCGGCGGTGTTCGCGACCGCCTACACCATCGCCGCGGACCTCTCCGACAGCGGGTCGCGGGGGACGAACATGGGCGTCGTCCGCGGCGGGATCACGATGGGGTTCCCCGTCGGGCTCGTCATCGGCGGCGTCGTCTCCGCGCTCGCGGGCAACGTCGCCGCGTTCGTCGTCGCCGCCGCGTTCGCGCTGACCGCCAGCCTCGTCGCCGCCCGCTACGTGCCGGAGACGCACGTGACCGGCGACCGCTCGGGGGACGCGGTCAAGCCGTGGGACGTCGACACCACGGTCCCCGCCGTGACGGTCGGATTGGTCAACTTCGGGCTGATGTTCGCGTACATCGGCGCGCTGTTCGCCACGCTCGTGTTGTTCCTCGACGCGAAGGACATCTCGCTCTTCGGGCTCGCGCCGCAGGGAACGTCGGGGCTGTTCATGGCCGGTACGGTCCTCTCGGCCGCCTGCTTCATGCTCGTCGGGGGGCGGGTGTCGGACACGCGGAACTCGCGGACGCCCGTCTTGCTCTCCTTCCTCGTCGTCTCCTCTGCGGGATTTCTCCTGCTCGCCCGCGCCGGATCGGTGGGGTCGCTGGCGCTCGCGTGCGCCTGTATCGGCGCCGGACAGGGCGGCACCAGCGGCCCGATGATGGCGCTGCTCGCGGACCTGACGCCGGACGAGCGGATGGGCCGGGCGTCGGGGACGAACAACGTCCTCGGCGACGTCGGCGGCGGCCTCGGCCCGTTGGTGTCGCTCCCGCTCGTCGACGCCGTCGGGTTCGCCCCGATATACGCCGCCTGCGCGGCCCTCCCGCTCGCCGCCGGCGTCGTGTTGCTCGTCGGGGTCCGGCGCGAGACGGGGACGTTCCTGCCGGGCCGCGCCGCCGCCGAGACGAGTCACTGA
- a CDS encoding TrmB family transcriptional regulator codes for MLETETARTAAPALPPELQSPRAKLVYLYLTTNGDATVSEMGDSLGMKKLSLYSILKTLRKEDMVACDGDTYALN; via the coding sequence ATGTTAGAGACAGAGACCGCACGCACCGCGGCGCCGGCCCTGCCGCCGGAGCTGCAGTCTCCCCGCGCAAAACTCGTGTACTTGTACCTGACGACGAATGGCGACGCGACCGTCTCGGAAATGGGCGACTCGCTGGGGATGAAGAAGCTGTCGCTGTACAGCATTCTGAAGACGCTCCGCAAAGAGGACATGGTCGCCTGCGACGGCGACACCTACGCGCTGAACTGA
- a CDS encoding transcriptional regulator, translating to MPDLHPIAKRIHNVQPRPVRLTLDDGETGVYEFSSTEFFQREFRGEGVRTDADADAEFRLITSEDHESVLLGRSGPSDAGWTVVGEIVEAERAEE from the coding sequence ATGCCCGATCTCCACCCGATCGCGAAGCGAATTCACAACGTCCAGCCGCGACCCGTCCGGCTCACGCTCGACGACGGCGAGACCGGGGTCTACGAGTTCTCCTCGACCGAGTTCTTCCAGCGAGAGTTCCGCGGCGAGGGCGTCCGCACCGACGCCGACGCCGACGCCGAGTTCCGCCTGATCACGTCGGAAGACCACGAGTCGGTGCTTCTGGGGCGCTCGGGGCCGTCGGACGCGGGCTGGACCGTCGTCGGCGAGATCGTCGAAGCGGAGCGCGCCGAGGAGTGA
- a CDS encoding uracil-DNA glycosylase family protein: MDANQDILRNPFGMDADCENCAELCAAREQVVHGYGDVGGEFLVVGTRPSAAAATNGVPFTGAGTGERVQSIFADLGFVRSAPDVAEPDVQNIFFTNLTRCRHPEREPTAQEVDTCEPFLNAEIRMINPQIIVPVGERPLRELAVAYTTRRPDSFDINAEHATTIRGRGFELVPMKAPAEMTDEDADAFRDHMRENVLSRDYRQTKGRQSR; encoded by the coding sequence GTGGACGCGAACCAGGACATACTCCGAAACCCGTTCGGGATGGACGCCGACTGCGAGAACTGCGCCGAGCTGTGCGCCGCTCGCGAGCAGGTCGTTCACGGGTACGGCGACGTGGGCGGCGAGTTCCTCGTCGTCGGCACGCGCCCCAGCGCGGCGGCGGCGACGAACGGCGTTCCCTTCACCGGAGCAGGTACCGGCGAGCGAGTACAGTCGATATTCGCCGACCTCGGCTTCGTGCGGTCGGCGCCGGACGTGGCGGAACCCGACGTACAGAACATTTTTTTCACGAATCTGACGCGGTGTCGGCACCCCGAACGCGAGCCGACGGCCCAGGAGGTCGACACCTGCGAGCCGTTCCTCAACGCGGAGATCCGGATGATCAACCCGCAGATCATCGTGCCCGTCGGCGAGCGACCGCTTCGCGAACTCGCCGTGGCGTACACCACTCGGCGGCCGGACTCGTTCGACATCAACGCCGAACACGCGACGACGATCCGCGGTCGGGGGTTCGAGTTGGTTCCGATGAAAGCGCCGGCGGAGATGACCGACGAGGACGCCGACGCGTTCCGCGATCACATGCGCGAGAACGTGTTGAGTCGGGATTACCGGCAGACGAAAGGGCGACAGAGTCGCTGA